Proteins found in one Actinomycetes bacterium genomic segment:
- a CDS encoding o-succinylbenzoate synthase, whose amino-acid sequence MGAVPRVWSIPMRTRFRGVTRREGMLILGAAGWGEFSPFLDYDVPACVPWLRATLEAAEQGWPDPVRTRVAVNVTVPAVGPEMATEVVLASGGCATAKVKVAEHGQSESDDLARLEAVRAALGPTGRIRIDVNGRWDVDTAVARLPRYDRAANGLEYVEQPCATVDELAEVRRRVHVPVAADESIRRAEDPYRVVERDAADVAVLKVQPLGGVRACLEIAERIGLPVVVSSALETSVGIAAGVALAASLPELPYACGLATVQLLDHDVVDDPLLPVAGELAVRRPMPSTELVDASAADPETRRRWSGRIAAVRELL is encoded by the coding sequence ATAGGCGCCGTGCCGCGCGTCTGGTCGATCCCCATGCGTACGCGCTTTCGCGGCGTCACGCGTCGCGAGGGGATGCTCATCCTCGGTGCGGCGGGCTGGGGAGAGTTCTCGCCCTTCCTCGACTACGACGTACCCGCGTGCGTGCCCTGGCTGCGGGCGACGCTGGAGGCGGCAGAGCAGGGCTGGCCCGATCCGGTACGCACCAGGGTCGCGGTCAACGTGACCGTCCCGGCCGTGGGTCCGGAGATGGCTACGGAGGTCGTCCTGGCTTCCGGTGGCTGCGCCACCGCGAAGGTCAAGGTCGCCGAGCATGGACAGAGCGAGTCGGACGATCTCGCCAGGCTCGAGGCCGTGCGCGCGGCACTGGGACCGACGGGCCGAATCCGGATCGACGTCAACGGCCGGTGGGACGTCGACACCGCTGTCGCTCGGCTGCCGCGCTACGACCGCGCCGCGAACGGGCTGGAGTACGTCGAGCAGCCCTGCGCCACTGTCGACGAGCTCGCCGAGGTGCGCCGCCGGGTCCACGTCCCCGTCGCCGCGGACGAATCCATCCGGCGAGCAGAGGACCCGTACCGCGTGGTCGAGAGGGACGCGGCCGACGTCGCCGTGCTCAAGGTGCAGCCGCTCGGCGGCGTGCGGGCCTGTCTCGAGATCGCGGAACGGATCGGACTCCCGGTGGTCGTCTCGTCCGCCCTGGAGACGTCGGTGGGTATCGCCGCGGGTGTGGCGCTGGCCGCTTCGCTGCCCGAGCTGCCGTACGCGTGCGGGCTCGCCACCGTGCAGCTGCTCGACCACGACGTGGTCGACGACCCGCTACTCCCCGTCGCTGGGGAGCTGGCGGTACGCCGTCCCATGCCTTCCACGGAGCTGGTCGACGCCTCCGCGGCGGATCCCGAGACGCGGCGCCGCTGGTCGGGCAGGATCGCGGCCGTGCGGGAGCTGTTGTGA
- a CDS encoding carbohydrate ABC transporter permease, whose protein sequence is MTATVAPPVEAAPKVRRKKSGAAEGGAGRAGWFVKGSIILICFLWIVPAIGIIVTSFRPTEDINDSGWWQVFIHPAKYLTDLTTQNYSDAIHQANIGQGLLNSAAIALPATFIPILIAAFAAYAFTFMRFPGRDVLFIIIVSMLVVPNYVAFVPILKLYSTLHLAGHFPAAWLAHIGFGMSLAIFILRNYMATLPKEVIESAKVDGASHFTTFWRLILPMSVPALAAFAIFQFLWTWNDLLVALVFIGPGDNQPVTIAVANLLGQQGAGWQLVTAGGMLSMIIPIIVFMSMQRFFIRGLTAGSVKG, encoded by the coding sequence ATGACCGCGACGGTCGCCCCGCCGGTAGAGGCCGCACCCAAGGTCAGGCGCAAGAAGTCCGGCGCCGCCGAGGGCGGCGCCGGGAGGGCCGGGTGGTTCGTCAAGGGCTCGATCATCCTCATCTGCTTCCTGTGGATCGTGCCCGCCATCGGCATCATCGTCACCTCCTTCCGGCCGACCGAGGACATCAACGACTCCGGCTGGTGGCAGGTGTTCATCCACCCGGCCAAGTACCTCACCGACCTGACGACGCAGAACTACTCCGACGCGATCCACCAGGCCAACATCGGCCAGGGTCTGTTGAACAGCGCGGCCATCGCGCTGCCGGCGACGTTCATCCCGATCCTCATCGCGGCGTTCGCGGCCTACGCGTTCACCTTCATGAGGTTCCCGGGCCGCGACGTGCTCTTCATCATCATCGTCAGCATGCTCGTGGTCCCGAACTACGTGGCGTTCGTCCCGATCCTGAAGCTCTACAGCACGCTGCACCTCGCCGGGCACTTCCCGGCCGCGTGGCTGGCCCACATCGGGTTCGGCATGTCCCTGGCCATCTTCATCCTGCGCAACTACATGGCCACGCTGCCCAAGGAGGTCATCGAGTCGGCCAAGGTCGACGGTGCCTCGCACTTCACGACGTTCTGGCGGCTCATCCTCCCGATGTCGGTCCCCGCGCTGGCGGCCTTCGCCATCTTCCAGTTCCTCTGGACGTGGAACGACCTGCTGGTCGCGCTGGTCTTCATCGGCCCCGGCGACAACCAGCCGGTGACCATCGCCGTGGCCAACCTGCTGGGACAGCAGGGAGCAGGCTGGCAGCTCGTGACGGCCGGCGGCATGCTCTCGATGATCATCCCGATCATCGTGTTCATGTCGATGCAGCGCTTCTTCATCCGCGGCCTGACCGCGGGCTCGGTGAAGGGATGA
- the menD gene encoding 2-succinyl-5-enolpyruvyl-6-hydroxy-3-cyclohexene-1-carboxylic-acid synthase — protein MNPSTALATVLVDELVRGGVREAVLSPGSRSAPLALALHAADADGRLRLHVRVDERSAGFLALGLAKASRGICVPVVTTSGTAAANLHPAILEASHAGVPVLALTADRPPELRGVGANQTVDQIKLFGDAVRLFHEVGAPERRAGQNAYWRSLVCRALVTAMGHRGHPGPVHLNLAFREPLVPEEGGEPWPEALAGREWPGPWTGVEFAPPVPAGGQHSSGAATLLVVGDVAHWVADAAVVTAETFGWPILSEPSGNARRGPNAIRLGHLLLGRPDLRPRAVYVLGRPTLTRGVLALLRDPGVMVAVVGREPMWADATGRAVSVLGALPYKLGHEPPDTTFLERWRAADAELVASTDLSSWSGRAVVSALYEALPPDALLVAGSSLAIRDLQYAPPRDGVTVLANRGAAGIDGTVSTAVGAALAWQRGGGGPAYAVVGDLAFLHDSNGLMVGPEEPLPSLTIVVVNNDGGGIFAGLEPGRPEHSGAFERVFATPTGADLAALCAASGTAYTRVADLDALRAVVRDPRAGVHVVETRVTR, from the coding sequence GTGAACCCCTCGACCGCCCTCGCGACGGTCCTCGTCGACGAGCTCGTCCGAGGCGGGGTGCGCGAAGCCGTTCTCTCGCCGGGCTCGCGCTCCGCGCCGCTCGCGCTCGCGCTGCACGCGGCCGACGCGGACGGGCGGCTGCGCCTCCACGTACGCGTCGACGAGCGGTCGGCCGGCTTCCTCGCCCTGGGGCTGGCCAAGGCGTCCCGCGGGATCTGCGTCCCGGTCGTCACCACCTCGGGCACGGCCGCGGCCAACCTCCACCCGGCGATCCTGGAGGCTTCCCACGCGGGGGTCCCGGTCCTCGCGCTCACCGCCGACCGCCCGCCTGAGCTGCGCGGAGTCGGCGCCAACCAGACGGTCGACCAGATCAAGCTTTTCGGTGACGCGGTCCGGCTCTTCCACGAGGTCGGAGCCCCCGAGCGGCGGGCGGGGCAGAACGCGTACTGGCGAAGCCTGGTCTGCCGGGCGCTCGTGACCGCCATGGGCCATCGCGGTCATCCCGGCCCGGTGCACCTCAACCTCGCCTTCCGCGAACCCCTCGTCCCCGAGGAGGGCGGTGAGCCGTGGCCCGAGGCGCTGGCGGGCAGGGAATGGCCCGGCCCGTGGACGGGCGTCGAGTTCGCGCCCCCGGTCCCGGCGGGCGGCCAGCACTCCTCGGGAGCCGCCACGTTGCTGGTCGTCGGTGACGTCGCGCACTGGGTGGCCGACGCCGCTGTCGTGACGGCGGAGACCTTCGGCTGGCCGATCCTGTCGGAGCCGAGCGGCAACGCCCGCCGCGGGCCCAACGCGATCCGGCTGGGGCACCTCCTGCTCGGCCGTCCGGACCTTCGACCGCGAGCCGTGTACGTCCTCGGGCGTCCGACGCTCACGCGCGGGGTGCTGGCGCTGCTTCGCGACCCTGGCGTCATGGTCGCGGTCGTCGGGCGCGAGCCGATGTGGGCGGACGCGACCGGCCGCGCGGTGAGCGTCCTCGGCGCCCTTCCCTACAAGCTCGGCCACGAGCCCCCGGACACCACGTTCCTCGAGCGGTGGCGGGCGGCCGACGCCGAGCTGGTGGCGAGCACCGACCTGAGCTCGTGGTCCGGCCGGGCCGTCGTCTCGGCCCTCTACGAGGCCCTGCCGCCCGACGCCCTGCTCGTGGCCGGGTCCTCCCTGGCGATCCGGGACCTGCAGTACGCCCCTCCGCGCGACGGCGTGACCGTCCTCGCCAACCGGGGCGCGGCCGGCATCGACGGGACCGTGTCGACCGCGGTGGGCGCCGCACTCGCCTGGCAGCGCGGGGGCGGCGGGCCGGCGTACGCCGTGGTGGGCGACCTGGCCTTCCTGCACGACAGCAACGGGCTCATGGTCGGGCCCGAAGAACCCTTGCCGAGCCTCACGATCGTGGTGGTCAACAACGACGGGGGCGGCATCTTCGCCGGACTGGAGCCCGGACGTCCCGAGCATTCCGGCGCCTTCGAGCGCGTCTTCGCCACGCCGACCGGGGCCGACCTCGCCGCGCTGTGTGCCGCGTCCGGGACGGCGTACACGCGCGTGGCCGACCTCGATGCGCTGAGAGCGGTCGTGCGCGACCCGCGAGCGGGCGTGCACGTGGTGGAGACCCGCGTCACGCGCTGA
- a CDS encoding 1,4-dihydroxy-2-naphthoyl-CoA synthase → MGIDQTRGTAPILADVPEPRVSETFDPSVWRPVEGFDDLTDVTYHRHHVDGADRGTVRVAFDRPEVRNAFRPHTVDELYRVLDHARTTSTVGCVLLTGNGPSPKDGGWAFCSGGDQRIRGRDGYRYAAGEDAGSVDPARAGRLHILEVQRLIRTMPKVVVAVVPGWAAGGGHSLHVVCDLTIASRQHARFRQTDADVGSFDGGYGSAYLARMVGQKRAREIFFLGRTYDAEQMHAMGAVNIVADHADLETVALQVADEVNGKSPTAQRMLKFAFNLVDDGLMGQQVFAGEATRLAYATDEAVEGRDAFLERRAPDWSPYPWAY, encoded by the coding sequence ATGGGGATCGACCAGACGCGCGGCACGGCGCCTATCCTCGCGGACGTGCCCGAGCCCCGCGTCAGCGAGACCTTCGACCCCTCCGTTTGGCGTCCCGTCGAGGGCTTCGACGACCTCACCGACGTGACCTACCACCGCCACCACGTCGACGGCGCCGACCGGGGCACCGTCCGGGTCGCGTTCGACCGGCCCGAGGTGCGCAACGCGTTCCGTCCGCACACCGTCGACGAGCTCTACCGCGTCCTCGACCACGCCCGGACGACCTCCACCGTCGGGTGCGTGCTCCTCACCGGCAACGGGCCCTCGCCCAAGGACGGCGGCTGGGCCTTCTGCTCGGGCGGCGACCAGCGCATCCGCGGGCGCGACGGCTACCGGTACGCGGCGGGCGAGGACGCCGGGAGCGTCGACCCCGCTCGCGCCGGGCGCCTGCACATCCTCGAGGTGCAGCGCCTCATCCGCACCATGCCGAAGGTCGTCGTCGCCGTCGTCCCCGGCTGGGCGGCCGGCGGAGGCCACAGCCTGCACGTCGTGTGCGACCTCACGATCGCCTCCCGCCAGCACGCGCGCTTCCGGCAGACCGACGCTGACGTCGGCTCCTTCGACGGAGGGTATGGATCGGCGTACCTCGCGCGCATGGTCGGCCAGAAGCGCGCCCGAGAGATCTTCTTCCTCGGGCGCACCTATGACGCCGAGCAGATGCACGCCATGGGCGCGGTGAACATCGTGGCCGACCACGCCGACCTCGAGACCGTCGCCCTGCAGGTCGCCGACGAGGTCAACGGCAAGTCGCCGACGGCCCAGCGGATGCTGAAGTTCGCCTTCAACCTCGTCGACGACGGCCTCATGGGTCAGCAGGTCTTCGCCGGCGAGGCCACTCGGCTGGCCTACGCCACGGACGAGGCCGTCGAGGGCCGCGACGCGTTCCTGGAGCGGCGCGCGCCTGACTGGTCGCCGTACCCCTGGGCCTACTGA